The genome window CAGATCCCGGGGTTGAACAAGCCTTGGCAGCGCTGCCCGGGATCAATTGTGGAGCATGCGGCCAGGGCGGATGCAGGGCTTTTGCCGAAGCAGTGGTTAGAAAAGAAGCCCCGGTGGATGGGTGTGTTGCCGGGGGAGATGAGGTGGGTATAAAGATAGCTGGTATAATGGGATTGCCGGTTAAGATTAAACAAAAGACCAGAGCGGTCTTATTGTGTAATGGCGGCAGAAAGGTAAAAGATAAATTTAAATATAGCGGTCTTAAAGATTGCAAAGCAGTTAATCTTATTTTTGGAGGGCAGAAAGAGTGTCTGGATGGTTGTCTGGGTTTTGGCTCTTGTGTTGAGGCCTGTCCGTTTGAGGCAATTGAGATGGGGCCGGAAGGTTTACCGATAGTAGACCTCCAGCGCTGTACTGGCTGCGGCAAATGTGTTAAAAGCTGCCCCATGGGATTGATAATTTTAATCCCCCGCTTAAAAAATATA of Candidatus Omnitrophota bacterium contains these proteins:
- a CDS encoding RnfABCDGE type electron transport complex subunit B codes for the protein MNTIVLSMIVVGAAGLLFGIILTCASKMFAPETDPGVEQALAALPGINCGACGQGGCRAFAEAVVRKEAPVDGCVAGGDEVGIKIAGIMGLPVKIKQKTRAVLLCNGGRKVKDKFKYSGLKDCKAVNLIFGGQKECLDGCLGFGSCVEACPFEAIEMGPEGLPIVDLQRCTGCGKCVKSCPMGLIILIPRLKNIVVRCNSREKGAVINKICENGCIGCKKCENVCEEGAIKVVDNLAQIDYTKCTNCGKCIEVCPKGTIVSV